One part of the Humulus lupulus chromosome 9, drHumLupu1.1, whole genome shotgun sequence genome encodes these proteins:
- the LOC133801637 gene encoding GDSL esterase/lipase At5g45920, with protein MRPKIYLFGDSITEESFGDGGWGASLAHHFSRTVDVVLRGYSGYNTRWALKVIEKVFPAADHGEAPLAVTVFFGANDACLPGRCSAFQHVPLDEYKRNLHSIVFFLKKHWPTTRILLITPPPIDEEGRLRYPYVENVTNEPERTNEAAGAYAKACVAAAGECGISVIDLWTTMQHFPHWQKSCLRDGLHLTPSGNRIVFDEVVRKLMEEGLSLETLKIDLPIISEIDPNDPLKSFQQ; from the exons ATGAGACCAAAGATTTATCTGTTCGGTGATTCTATCACGGAAGAGTCCTTCGGCGATGGTGGCTGGGGTGCTTCTCTGGCTCACCATTTCTCTCGCACA GTTGATGTGGTTCTAAGAGGGTACAGCGGGTACAACACGAGGTGGGCTCTGAAGGTTATAGAGAAGGTTTTTCCGGCGGCTGATCACGGCGAAGCTCCACTGGCCGTGACTGTGTTCTTCGGCGCAAACGACGCATGTCTTCCAGGCCGATGCTCTGCTTTTCAACACGTGCCTCTTGACGAGTACAAGCGAAACCTTCACTCCATTGTCTTCTTCCTCAAG AAGCATTGGCCTACAACTCGTATTCTACTCATTACTCCTCCTCCAATTGATGAAGAAGGGCGTTTGag GTATCCTTATGTGGAAAATGTGACGAATGAGCCTGAAAGGACAAACGAAGCTGCTGGGGCGTATGCCAAGGCATGTGTTGCTGCAGCTGGAGAGTGTGGGATCTCAGTGATAGATCTCTGGACTACAATGCAGCACTTTCCTCATTGGCAAAAATCTTGTCTAAG AGATGGTTTGCATCTGACTCCCAGTGGAAACAGGATTGTGTTTGATGAAGTGGTGAGGAAGCTAATGGAGGAAGGTCTCAGCCTAGAAACCTTAAAAATTGATCTCCCAATTATATCTGAAATTGACCCTAATGACCCCCTCAAGTCATTTCAGCAGTAA